Proteins co-encoded in one Rhopalosiphum maidis isolate BTI-1 chromosome 2, ASM367621v3, whole genome shotgun sequence genomic window:
- the LOC113552487 gene encoding protein FAM166B yields MGSIKKILPPQPHYLSGYAGYVPGYKFYYGQSYGKLTHDLFFDKTINRSNIPVLSDLTNVHDDTFCTLEEKDSINKRCETRNCKYTTDMIPGYSGYIPQYNFLCGNKFTVDATLGINNFVKIQNSCLCPQCEKSQEYSEKFDKKIKDVNNYKQPFQKNFEGVKLFKGQYEPTLPIPPSDTPYFLENNNPHKKFMAGYAGHVPSLLFQFGQSYTPATNKALNIFTDQYEKHKLSSI; encoded by the exons atGGGGTCTATCAAAAAGATTTTACCACCCCAACCGCATTACTTGTCCGGATACGCTGGGTATGTTCCAGGCTACAAATTTTACTATGGTCAGAGTTATGGAAAATTAACTCacgatttgttttttgacaaaacaataaatcgaTCTAACATACCAGTACTGAGTGACCTTACTAACGTACACGATGATACGTTTTGTACTCTTGAAGAAAAAGACTCTATAAATAAGCGATGTGAAACTAGAAATTGCAAATATACTACTGATATGATACCTGGTTATTCCGGATATATACCTCAGTATAACTTCTTATGTGGAAacaa ATTTACTGTAGACGCAACTCTGGGAATCAacaattttgtgaaaatacaaaattcatgTTTGTGTCCACAATGTGAAAAGTCTCAAGAGTATTCTGAAAAATTTGATAAGAAGATTAAAgatgtcaataattataaacagccATTCCAAAAG aacttTGAAGGTGTGAAGTTATTCAAAGGACAATACGAACCAACCTTGCCAATTCCACCTAGCGATACACCTTATTTTTTGGAAAACAACAAtcctcataaaaaatttatggCTGGTTACGCAGGACATGTACcaagtttattatttcaattcgGCCAGTCATATACTCCTGCCACAAATAAAGCGCTAAACATATTTACTGACCAGTAtgaaaaacacaaattaaGTTCTATATAG